A single Sander lucioperca isolate FBNREF2018 chromosome 24, SLUC_FBN_1.2, whole genome shotgun sequence DNA region contains:
- the LOC116053694 gene encoding NGFI-A-binding protein 1 isoform X1, giving the protein MAAVLPRTLGELQLYRILQRANLLYYYEAFIQQGGDDVQQLCEAGEEEFLEIMALVGMASKPLHVRRLQKALRDWVTNPAVFNQPLTSLPVCSIPVYKLPEGSPTLLGAQDRSNTASVKMPKAATTTAAACSDPGKLDVARDKVTAGSPLQGGSEARFWSGHSNDSEHSLSPSDLGSPSSPRDALEALDAAAVQSVLECVDRMAPGLPKTDLSEVKEQLKNNKKLAKMIGHIFEMSDDEPRREEEIRKYSAIYGRFDSKRRDGKHLTLHELTVNEAAAQLCMRDMALLTRRDELFGLARQISREVTYKYTYRTSKSRCGDRDEPSPKRIKTEENFFDIQEALQAIHMRQEMLREQLACAKSKGEETVGRNLQMQLERLLARQMEILQDAAVQERLQALDWRIPPAALKYLSESQNTNGADASRDSQDERPINLRVVSQNMQEGDLPLGKQLANELKRHHNHNNNNHNNNNNSNTEETKTSATENGTSQRASSNPEKKTIKSEPEDST; this is encoded by the exons ATGGCGGCGGTGTTGCCGAGAACCCTGGGTGAGCTGCAGCTCTACCGCATCCTGCAGCGAGCCAACCTGCTCTACTACTACGAGGCCTTCATCCAGCAGGGCGGCGACGACGTGCAGCAGCTGTGCGAGGCCGGCGAGGAGGAGTTCCTGGAGATCATGGCGCTCGTGGGCATGGCCAGCAAGCCGCTGCACGTGCGGCGCCTGCAGAAGGCGCTGCGCGACTGGGTCACCAACCCGGCCGTCTTCAACCAGCCTCTCACCTCGCTGCCCGTCTGCAGCATCCCCGTCTACAAGCTGCCCGAGGGCTCGCCCACGCTCCTCGGCGCCCAGGACCGATCCAACACCGCCAGCGTCAAGATGCCAAAAGCTGCCACCACCACCGCTGCCGCTTGCTCCGACCCAGGGAAGCTGGACGTGGCGCGGGACAAAGTGACGGCCGGGTCGCCTCTGCAGGGTGGCAGCGAGGCTCGATTCTGGTCGGGCCACAGCAACGACAGCGAGCACAGCCTGTCGCCGTCGGACCTGGGCTCCCCGTCCTCGCCGAGAGACGCGCTGGAAGCTCTGGACGCCGCGGCGGTCCAGTCGGTCCTGGAGTGCGTGGACAGGATGGCGCCGGGGCTTCCCAAGACGGACTTATCCGAGGTCAAAGAGCAGTTGAAGAACAACAAGAAGCTGGCGAAGATGATCGGACACATCTTTGAAATGAGCGACGACGAGCCGCGGCGGGAAGAGGAGATCCGGAAATACAGCGCGATCTACGGACGCTTTGACTCCAAGAGGCGGGACGGGAAACACCTGACGCTGCACGAG cTGACGGTGAACGAGGCAGCGGCCCAGCTCTGCATGAGAGACATGGCTCTGCTGACGCGTCGGGACGAGCTGTTCGGACTCGCCCGCCAGATTTCCAGAGAGGTCACTTACAAATACACCTACCGCACCAGCAA GTCTCGCTGCGGAGACAGAGACGAGCCGTCCCCTAAAAGGATTAAAACAGAG GAGAACTTCTTCGACATCCAGGAGGCGCTGCAGGCCATCCACATGAGGCAGGAGATGCTGCGGGAGCAGCTGGCCTGCGCCAAGTCCAAGGGGGAAGAAACCGTCGGACGAAATCTGCAG ATGCAGCTGGAGCGTCTGCTGGCCAGGCAGATGGAGATCCTGCAGGACGCCGCCGTCCAGGAGCGCCTCCAGGCTCTGGACTGGAGGATCCCCCCCGCCGCCCTAAAGTACCTCAGCGAATCCCAGAACACCAACGGAGCCGACGCCAGCAGAGACAGCCAAG ATGAACGACCAATCAACTTGCGTGTGGTCAGTCAGAACATGCAGGAAGGCGACCTCCCATTGGGCAAGCAGCTAGCCAATGAACTGAAGcgccatcacaaccacaacaacaacaaccacaacaacaacaacaacagcaacacagaAGAGACCAAAACATCAGCCACAG AAAACGGGACGTCGCAGCGAGCGTCCAGCAACCCAGAGAAGAAGACCATAAAGTCAGAGCCGGAAGACTCCACATAG
- the LOC116053694 gene encoding NGFI-A-binding protein 1 isoform X2, whose product MAAVLPRTLGELQLYRILQRANLLYYYEAFIQQGGDDVQQLCEAGEEEFLEIMALVGMASKPLHVRRLQKALRDWVTNPAVFNQPLTSLPVCSIPVYKLPEGSPTLLGAQDRSNTASVKMPKAATTTAAACSDPGKLDVARDKVTAGSPLQGGSEARFWSGHSNDSEHSLSPSDLGSPSSPRDALEALDAAAVQSVLECVDRMAPGLPKTDLSEVKEQLKNNKKLAKMIGHIFEMSDDEPRREEEIRKYSAIYGRFDSKRRDGKHLTLHELTVNEAAAQLCMRDMALLTRRDELFGLARQISREVTYKYTYRTSKSRCGDRDEPSPKRIKTEMQLERLLARQMEILQDAAVQERLQALDWRIPPAALKYLSESQNTNGADASRDSQDERPINLRVVSQNMQEGDLPLGKQLANELKRHHNHNNNNHNNNNNSNTEETKTSATENGTSQRASSNPEKKTIKSEPEDST is encoded by the exons ATGGCGGCGGTGTTGCCGAGAACCCTGGGTGAGCTGCAGCTCTACCGCATCCTGCAGCGAGCCAACCTGCTCTACTACTACGAGGCCTTCATCCAGCAGGGCGGCGACGACGTGCAGCAGCTGTGCGAGGCCGGCGAGGAGGAGTTCCTGGAGATCATGGCGCTCGTGGGCATGGCCAGCAAGCCGCTGCACGTGCGGCGCCTGCAGAAGGCGCTGCGCGACTGGGTCACCAACCCGGCCGTCTTCAACCAGCCTCTCACCTCGCTGCCCGTCTGCAGCATCCCCGTCTACAAGCTGCCCGAGGGCTCGCCCACGCTCCTCGGCGCCCAGGACCGATCCAACACCGCCAGCGTCAAGATGCCAAAAGCTGCCACCACCACCGCTGCCGCTTGCTCCGACCCAGGGAAGCTGGACGTGGCGCGGGACAAAGTGACGGCCGGGTCGCCTCTGCAGGGTGGCAGCGAGGCTCGATTCTGGTCGGGCCACAGCAACGACAGCGAGCACAGCCTGTCGCCGTCGGACCTGGGCTCCCCGTCCTCGCCGAGAGACGCGCTGGAAGCTCTGGACGCCGCGGCGGTCCAGTCGGTCCTGGAGTGCGTGGACAGGATGGCGCCGGGGCTTCCCAAGACGGACTTATCCGAGGTCAAAGAGCAGTTGAAGAACAACAAGAAGCTGGCGAAGATGATCGGACACATCTTTGAAATGAGCGACGACGAGCCGCGGCGGGAAGAGGAGATCCGGAAATACAGCGCGATCTACGGACGCTTTGACTCCAAGAGGCGGGACGGGAAACACCTGACGCTGCACGAG cTGACGGTGAACGAGGCAGCGGCCCAGCTCTGCATGAGAGACATGGCTCTGCTGACGCGTCGGGACGAGCTGTTCGGACTCGCCCGCCAGATTTCCAGAGAGGTCACTTACAAATACACCTACCGCACCAGCAA GTCTCGCTGCGGAGACAGAGACGAGCCGTCCCCTAAAAGGATTAAAACAGAG ATGCAGCTGGAGCGTCTGCTGGCCAGGCAGATGGAGATCCTGCAGGACGCCGCCGTCCAGGAGCGCCTCCAGGCTCTGGACTGGAGGATCCCCCCCGCCGCCCTAAAGTACCTCAGCGAATCCCAGAACACCAACGGAGCCGACGCCAGCAGAGACAGCCAAG ATGAACGACCAATCAACTTGCGTGTGGTCAGTCAGAACATGCAGGAAGGCGACCTCCCATTGGGCAAGCAGCTAGCCAATGAACTGAAGcgccatcacaaccacaacaacaacaaccacaacaacaacaacaacagcaacacagaAGAGACCAAAACATCAGCCACAG AAAACGGGACGTCGCAGCGAGCGTCCAGCAACCCAGAGAAGAAGACCATAAAGTCAGAGCCGGAAGACTCCACATAG